The following proteins come from a genomic window of Salvelinus namaycush isolate Seneca unplaced genomic scaffold, SaNama_1.0 Scaffold1405, whole genome shotgun sequence:
- the LOC120036640 gene encoding high choriolytic enzyme 1-like, whose product MEQSPSLTILLLVLGLSQAQMDHSGPAMWIDHLEAVDITERILTANNGSDEMLMEGDLVVPRTRNAMQCMQGGNSCLWNKASNGYVEVPYTTEDSRFTPTNRKEIELAVQSFHSKTCIRFVPRGNQKDYISFESLNGCYSSLGRIGGKQTVSVNSVGCIFLGIIQHETLHALGFQHEHTRSDRDQYIRINWKNIESNNAYNFDKQNTNNLNTPYDYGSVMHYGKTAFSINEKDTITPIPNSDVSIGQRQGLSTTDILRINRLYGC is encoded by the coding sequence ATGGAGCAAAGCCCCTCTCTCACCATCCTGCTGCTGGTACTGGGCCTCTCTCAGGCCCAAATGGACCACAGTGGACCAGCCATGTGGATAGACCACCTTGAGGCTGTAGACATCACTGAGAGAATTCTGACCGCTAATAACGGCTCTGATGAGATGCTGATGGAGGGAGACCTGGTGGTGCCAAGAACCAGAAACGCCATGCAGTGCATGCAGGGAGGAAACAGCTGCCTGTGGAACAAAGCCTCTAACGGATACGTTGAAGTGCCCTACACAACAGAAGACAGCAGATTCACTCCCACCAACAGGAAGGAGATTGAGCTCGCCGTCCAGTCGTTCCACAGCAAGACCTGCATTCGCTTTGTGCCGCGTGGCAACCAGAAAGACTACATCAGCTTTGAGAGTTTGAACGGCTGCTACTCCTCTCTCGGGAGAATTGGAGGGAAACAGACGGTCTCTGTAAACAGCGTGGGCTGCATCTTTCTCGGCATCATTCAGCACGAGACCCTCCACGCTCTGGGATTCCAGCACGAGCACACCAGGAGCGACCGTGACCAGTACATCAGGATCAACTGGAAGAACATCGAATCTAACAACGCCTACAACTTCGATAAACAAAACACCAACAACCTGAACACTCCCTACGACTACGGCTCTGTCATGCACTATGGAAAAACAGCCTTCTCTATCAACGAGAAGGACACCATCACCCCCATCCCCAACTCTGACGTGTCCATCGGCCAGAGACAGGGGTTGTCCACCACTGACATCCTGAGGATCAACCGACTCTACGGCTgctga